From Salvelinus sp. IW2-2015 linkage group LG2, ASM291031v2, whole genome shotgun sequence, one genomic window encodes:
- the LOC111975116 gene encoding integrin alpha-6 isoform X3, with protein sequence MVLPIRYFPIHVALFCLLEWTHISAFNLDTLNVLRKDGEPGSLFGFSLAMHRQLIPSDKRILLIGAPRAKALANQRANITGGLYSCDITTESDDCDRIDFDNEEDVRVENKENQWMGVTVNSQGPGGKIVTCAHRYQRRLFVDTAQESRDITGRCYVLSQDLTIDTSSDEDGGNWKFCEGRARGHERFGSCQQGLAATFTKDYHYVVFGAPGAYNWKGIVRVEQKNNTLLEKGFYDDGPYEVGDENRLDPDLVPVPANSYLGILFMTSLSAANPDQFVYKSPSLQVSFERTLDVTTNTYLGFSLDSGFSITKGRGLTIVSGAPRANHCGAVVLLRKENEASARLSPEYILEGPGLASSFGYDVAVVDLNGDGWQDIVVGAPQFFMKEGDIGGAVYVYINQAGKWAKITPIRLNGTKDSMFGLAVENIGDINQDSYQDIAVGAPYADAGAGKVYIYHGSANGINTMPAQILEGKPNNIRLFGYSLAGNMDLDKNSYPDIAIGSLSDTVLVYRARPIISIKKDVKITPKEIDFTKKTCGNSICLTVEACFTYKANPASYSPKLTIRYAFEAEADRRKQGLISRVLFLNKSRTDQDFQSTGILDLRGQNKRACTKTKIRLQDNIRDKLRGIPIEVSVGILGTKRQKRQNALPQLVPILDNSQPSKVVTEVNFLKEGCGNDNICQSNLQLEYRFCSKEPNQEVFPPLQMQNGLPVISLSDQKDIALEVTVKNRNGDDAHEAKLVGMFPNALSFSGFRSQKTTRDKPVLCLANQNGSQTECELGNPFKTDSRVTFYIILSTAGISLNTTEIDIDLELQTTSTQENTGSVKARAKVVIEMLLSVAGVARPSQVYFGGDVKGESAIKTEEEIGSLIDYEFRIINLGKPLKSFGTASLNIQWPKENVDGKWLLYLVKISTTGLEEIPCSPETEINSLKHIQESSTSRKKREAGGKKSGGKISLLSDQRKHKILMCGNGYDSRCVVIKCPLLGLDSSAVISLRSRLWNATFLENYASLNYLDIIVKASISLDAPAKNMVLRNAETQVRVTVFPEKAVAQFGGVPWWIILVAVLAGILMLALLVFLLWKCGFFKRSKHDDSVPRYHAVRIKKEACQFKDGKAKLDSFEKKQWMTSWNENESYS encoded by the exons ACTGTTGATTGGAGCACCAAGAGCCAAAGCTCTGGCCAACCAGAGAGCCAACATAACCGGAGGCCTGTACAGTTGTGACATCACCACAGAATCTGATGACTGTGATCGCATCGATTTTGACAATGAAG AGGATGTGAGAGTTGAGAACAAGGAGAACCAGTGGATGGGGGTGACAGTTAACAGCCAGGGCCCCGGAGGGAAGATTGTG ACCTGTGCTCATCGCTACCAGAGACGTCTGTTTGTGGACACTGCTCAGGAGTCCCGTGACATCACAGGCCGCTGCTACGTCCTGAGTCAGGACCTAACTATTGATACGTCCTCTGATGAAGACGGAGGGAACTGGAAGTTCTGTGAGGGACGTGCCAGAGGCCATGAGAGGTTTGGCTCATGCCAGCAGGGWCTGGCTGCCACGTTTACCAAGGACTACCATTACGTGGTGTTTGGAGCGCCTGGCGCCTACAACTGGAAAG GCATTGTACGTGTAGAGCAAAAGAACAACACTTTGTTGGAAAAGGGATTTTATGATGATGGGCCTTATGAAGTTGGAGATGAGAACCGCTTGGATCCTGACCTGGTGCCTGTGCCTGCTAACAGCTACCTAG GTATCCTGTTCATGACCAGTTTGTCTGCTGCCAACCCTGATCAGTTTGTGTATAAGTCACCTTCTCTGCAGGTCAGCTTTGAGAGAACTCTAGATGTGACGACCAATACTTACTTAG GATTTTCCCTTGATTCTGGCTTTAGCATCACCAAGGGGCGTGGCCTAACTATTGTGTCTGGAGCACCACGAGCCAATCACTGTGGGGCTGTGGTCCTGTTGCGAAAAGAGAATGAAGCGTCAGCAAGACTCTCCCCAGAGTACATTCTAGAAGGGCCTGGACTGGCATCGTCTTTTGGATATGATGTAGCTGTGGTCGACCTGAATGGAGATGG GTGGCAGGATATTGTAGTGGGAGCCCCTCAGTTCTTCATGAAAGAGGGAGACATTGGAGGAGCTGTTTATGTCTACATCAACCAGGCAGGAAAGTGGGCCAAGATCACCCCAATCCGCCTCAATGGAACCAAAGACTCAATGTTTGGGCTGGCAGTGGAGAACATCGGTGACATCAATCAGGACTCCTATCAAG ACATTGCCGTTGGAGCACCCTACGCTGATGCCGGGGCAGGAAAAGTGTACATTTACCATGGTTCTGCTAATGGAATCAACACCATGCCTGCACAG ATCCTTGAGGGAAAGCCCAACAACATCAGATTATTTGGATATTCTCTGGCTGGGAACATGGATTTAGATAAGAATTCCTATCCTGATATAGCCATTGGGTCGCTCTCAGATACAGTACTCGTTTACAG ggcAAGGCCAATTATTAGTATCAAGAAGGATGTCAAAATTACTCCGAAGGAAATTGACTTCACAAAGAAAACCTGTGGCAACAGTATCTG TTTGACCGTGGAAGCATGCTTCACCTATAAAGCAAACCCTGCATCCTACAGCCCAAAACTAA CTATCCGCTATGCATTTGAGGCTGAAGCAGATCGCAGGAAGCAAGGGCTGATCTCTAGGGTCCTGTTTCTGAACAAGTCTCGCACCGACCAGGACTTCCAGTCCACCGGAATTCTGGACCTCCGGGGACAAAACAAAAGAGCGTGTACCAAGACAAAAATCAGACTGCAG gATAACATTAGGGACAAGCTGCGTGGTATTCCCATTGAGGTGTCAGTGGGGATCCTGGGCACCAAGCGTCAGAAGAGGCAGAATGCTCTCCCACAGCTTGTGCCTATTCTTGACAACTCCCAGCCAAGCAAGGTCGTCACTGAG GTTAACTTCTTAAAGGAAGGATGTGGAAATGATAATATTTGCCAGAGTAATTTACAACTGGAGTACAGATTCTGTTCCAAAGAGCCCAACCAAGAGGTATTCCCTCCATTACAGAT GCAGAATGGGCTACCAGTGATCTCCCTCAGTGATCAGAAGGACATAGCTCTGGAGGTGACAGTGAAGAACAGAAATGGGGATGATGCCCATGAGGCTAAGCTGGTGGGGATGTTCCCTAACGCTCTCTCATTCTCCGGCTTTCGCTCTCAGAAAACTACG AGGGACAAACCGGTGCTTTGTTTAGCCAATCAGAATGGCTCCCAGACAGAGTGTGAACTGGGGAATCCATTCAAAACAGATTCAAGG GTTACTTTCTACATAATCTTGAGCACTGCTGGTATCTCTCTCAATACCACAGAAATCGACATTGACCTTGAGCTTCAAAC GACCAGTACACAGGAAAACACGGGCAGTGTGAAAGCAAGGGCAAAAGTAGTGATTGAGATGTTACTTTCTGTTGCAGG AGTTGCGAGACCCTCCCAGGTGTATTTTGGGGGCGATGTGAAAGGAGAGAGTGCCATCAAGACAGAAGAGGAGATCGGCAGTTTGATCGATTATGAATTTAGG ATAATCAATTTGGGTAAGCCGTTGAAGTCCTTTGGCACAGCCTCGTTGAACATCCAGTGGCCCAAAGAGAATGTGGATGGGAAGTGGCTGTTATATCTGGTTAAGATCAGCACCACTGGCCTGGAAGAGATCCCCTGCTCCCCAGAAACTGAGATCAACTCTCTCAAACACATTCAG GAGTCTAGCACATCTAGGAAAAAGCGTGAAGCTGGAGGCAAAAAATCTGGAGGCAAAATCTCTTTGTTATCAGACCAAAGAAAGCACAAGATTTTG ATGTGTGGCAATGGCTATGACTCTAGATGTGTGGTGATCAAGTGCCCTCTACTGGGCTTGGACAGTAGTGCAGTGATTTCTCTAAGGTCCCGTCTGTGGAACGCTACCTTCCTTGAG AATTACGCGTCTTTGAACTATCTTGATATAATTGTGAAAGCTTCCATCAGCCTTGATGCTCCTGCAAAGAATATGGTTCTCAGGAATGCTGAGACTCAG GTGAGAGTCACAGTGTTTCCAGAGAAGGCAGTAGCCCAGTTTGGTGGAGTCCCATGGTGGATCATCCTTGTGGCTGTCCTGGCTGGTATTCTGATGTTGGCGTTGCTAGTGTTTCTYCTCTGGAAG TGTGGATTTTTCAAACGCTCAAAACATGATGACAGCGTTCCAAGATACCATGCCGTACGGATAAAGAAGGAGGCTTGTCAGTTTAAAGACGGAAAAGCCAAGCTGGATTCCTTTGAGAAAAAGCAGTGGATGACAAGCTGGAATGAGAACGAGAGCTACTCATGA
- the LOC111975116 gene encoding integrin alpha-6 isoform X1: MVLPIRYFPIHVALFCLLEWTHISAFNLDTLNVLRKDGEPGSLFGFSLAMHRQLIPSDKRILLIGAPRAKALANQRANITGGLYSCDITTESDDCDRIDFDNEEDVRVENKENQWMGVTVNSQGPGGKIVTCAHRYQRRLFVDTAQESRDITGRCYVLSQDLTIDTSSDEDGGNWKFCEGRARGHERFGSCQQGLAATFTKDYHYVVFGAPGAYNWKGIVRVEQKNNTLLEKGFYDDGPYEVGDENRLDPDLVPVPANSYLGFSLDSGFSITKGRGLTIVSGAPRANHCGAVVLLRKENEASARLSPEYILEGPGLASSFGYDVAVVDLNGDGWQDIVVGAPQFFMKEGDIGGAVYVYINQAGKWAKITPIRLNGTKDSMFGLAVENIGDINQDSYQDIAVGAPYADAGAGKVYIYHGSANGINTMPAQILEGKPNNIRLFGYSLAGNMDLDKNSYPDIAIGSLSDTVLVYRARPIISIKKDVKITPKEIDFTKKTCGNSICLTVEACFTYKANPASYSPKLTIRYAFEAEADRRKQGLISRVLFLNKSRTDQDFQSTGILDLRGQNKRACTKTKIRLQDNIRDKLRGIPIEVSVGILGTKRQKRQNALPQLVPILDNSQPSKVVTEVNFLKEGCGNDNICQSNLQLEYRFCSKEPNQEVFPPLQMQNGLPVISLSDQKDIALEVTVKNRNGDDAHEAKLVGMFPNALSFSGFRSQKTTRDKPVLCLANQNGSQTECELGNPFKTDSRVTFYIILSTAGISLNTTEIDIDLELQTTSTQENTGSVKARAKVVIEMLLSVAGVARPSQVYFGGDVKGESAIKTEEEIGSLIDYEFRIINLGKPLKSFGTASLNIQWPKENVDGKWLLYLVKISTTGLEEIPCSPETEINSLKHIQESSTSRKKREAGGKKSGGKISLLSDQRKHKILMCGNGYDSRCVVIKCPLLGLDSSAVISLRSRLWNATFLENYASLNYLDIIVKASISLDAPAKNMVLRNAETQVRVTVFPEKAVAQFGGVPWWIILVAVLAGILMLALLVFLLWKCGFFKRSKHDDSVPRYHAVRIKKEACQFKDGKAKLDSFEKKQWMTSWNENESYS; encoded by the exons ACTGTTGATTGGAGCACCAAGAGCCAAAGCTCTGGCCAACCAGAGAGCCAACATAACCGGAGGCCTGTACAGTTGTGACATCACCACAGAATCTGATGACTGTGATCGCATCGATTTTGACAATGAAG AGGATGTGAGAGTTGAGAACAAGGAGAACCAGTGGATGGGGGTGACAGTTAACAGCCAGGGCCCCGGAGGGAAGATTGTG ACCTGTGCTCATCGCTACCAGAGACGTCTGTTTGTGGACACTGCTCAGGAGTCCCGTGACATCACAGGCCGCTGCTACGTCCTGAGTCAGGACCTAACTATTGATACGTCCTCTGATGAAGACGGAGGGAACTGGAAGTTCTGTGAGGGACGTGCCAGAGGCCATGAGAGGTTTGGCTCATGCCAGCAGGGWCTGGCTGCCACGTTTACCAAGGACTACCATTACGTGGTGTTTGGAGCGCCTGGCGCCTACAACTGGAAAG GCATTGTACGTGTAGAGCAAAAGAACAACACTTTGTTGGAAAAGGGATTTTATGATGATGGGCCTTATGAAGTTGGAGATGAGAACCGCTTGGATCCTGACCTGGTGCCTGTGCCTGCTAACAGCTACCTAG GATTTTCCCTTGATTCTGGCTTTAGCATCACCAAGGGGCGTGGCCTAACTATTGTGTCTGGAGCACCACGAGCCAATCACTGTGGGGCTGTGGTCCTGTTGCGAAAAGAGAATGAAGCGTCAGCAAGACTCTCCCCAGAGTACATTCTAGAAGGGCCTGGACTGGCATCGTCTTTTGGATATGATGTAGCTGTGGTCGACCTGAATGGAGATGG GTGGCAGGATATTGTAGTGGGAGCCCCTCAGTTCTTCATGAAAGAGGGAGACATTGGAGGAGCTGTTTATGTCTACATCAACCAGGCAGGAAAGTGGGCCAAGATCACCCCAATCCGCCTCAATGGAACCAAAGACTCAATGTTTGGGCTGGCAGTGGAGAACATCGGTGACATCAATCAGGACTCCTATCAAG ACATTGCCGTTGGAGCACCCTACGCTGATGCCGGGGCAGGAAAAGTGTACATTTACCATGGTTCTGCTAATGGAATCAACACCATGCCTGCACAG ATCCTTGAGGGAAAGCCCAACAACATCAGATTATTTGGATATTCTCTGGCTGGGAACATGGATTTAGATAAGAATTCCTATCCTGATATAGCCATTGGGTCGCTCTCAGATACAGTACTCGTTTACAG ggcAAGGCCAATTATTAGTATCAAGAAGGATGTCAAAATTACTCCGAAGGAAATTGACTTCACAAAGAAAACCTGTGGCAACAGTATCTG TTTGACCGTGGAAGCATGCTTCACCTATAAAGCAAACCCTGCATCCTACAGCCCAAAACTAA CTATCCGCTATGCATTTGAGGCTGAAGCAGATCGCAGGAAGCAAGGGCTGATCTCTAGGGTCCTGTTTCTGAACAAGTCTCGCACCGACCAGGACTTCCAGTCCACCGGAATTCTGGACCTCCGGGGACAAAACAAAAGAGCGTGTACCAAGACAAAAATCAGACTGCAG gATAACATTAGGGACAAGCTGCGTGGTATTCCCATTGAGGTGTCAGTGGGGATCCTGGGCACCAAGCGTCAGAAGAGGCAGAATGCTCTCCCACAGCTTGTGCCTATTCTTGACAACTCCCAGCCAAGCAAGGTCGTCACTGAG GTTAACTTCTTAAAGGAAGGATGTGGAAATGATAATATTTGCCAGAGTAATTTACAACTGGAGTACAGATTCTGTTCCAAAGAGCCCAACCAAGAGGTATTCCCTCCATTACAGAT GCAGAATGGGCTACCAGTGATCTCCCTCAGTGATCAGAAGGACATAGCTCTGGAGGTGACAGTGAAGAACAGAAATGGGGATGATGCCCATGAGGCTAAGCTGGTGGGGATGTTCCCTAACGCTCTCTCATTCTCCGGCTTTCGCTCTCAGAAAACTACG AGGGACAAACCGGTGCTTTGTTTAGCCAATCAGAATGGCTCCCAGACAGAGTGTGAACTGGGGAATCCATTCAAAACAGATTCAAGG GTTACTTTCTACATAATCTTGAGCACTGCTGGTATCTCTCTCAATACCACAGAAATCGACATTGACCTTGAGCTTCAAAC GACCAGTACACAGGAAAACACGGGCAGTGTGAAAGCAAGGGCAAAAGTAGTGATTGAGATGTTACTTTCTGTTGCAGG AGTTGCGAGACCCTCCCAGGTGTATTTTGGGGGCGATGTGAAAGGAGAGAGTGCCATCAAGACAGAAGAGGAGATCGGCAGTTTGATCGATTATGAATTTAGG ATAATCAATTTGGGTAAGCCGTTGAAGTCCTTTGGCACAGCCTCGTTGAACATCCAGTGGCCCAAAGAGAATGTGGATGGGAAGTGGCTGTTATATCTGGTTAAGATCAGCACCACTGGCCTGGAAGAGATCCCCTGCTCCCCAGAAACTGAGATCAACTCTCTCAAACACATTCAG GAGTCTAGCACATCTAGGAAAAAGCGTGAAGCTGGAGGCAAAAAATCTGGAGGCAAAATCTCTTTGTTATCAGACCAAAGAAAGCACAAGATTTTG ATGTGTGGCAATGGCTATGACTCTAGATGTGTGGTGATCAAGTGCCCTCTACTGGGCTTGGACAGTAGTGCAGTGATTTCTCTAAGGTCCCGTCTGTGGAACGCTACCTTCCTTGAG AATTACGCGTCTTTGAACTATCTTGATATAATTGTGAAAGCTTCCATCAGCCTTGATGCTCCTGCAAAGAATATGGTTCTCAGGAATGCTGAGACTCAG GTGAGAGTCACAGTGTTTCCAGAGAAGGCAGTAGCCCAGTTTGGTGGAGTCCCATGGTGGATCATCCTTGTGGCTGTCCTGGCTGGTATTCTGATGTTGGCGTTGCTAGTGTTTCTYCTCTGGAAG TGTGGATTTTTCAAACGCTCAAAACATGATGACAGCGTTCCAAGATACCATGCCGTACGGATAAAGAAGGAGGCTTGTCAGTTTAAAGACGGAAAAGCCAAGCTGGATTCCTTTGAGAAAAAGCAGTGGATGACAAGCTGGAATGAGAACGAGAGCTACTCATGA
- the LOC111975116 gene encoding integrin alpha-6 isoform X2 translates to MVLPIRYFPIHVALFCLLEWTHISAFNLDTLNVLRKDGEPGSLFGFSLAMHRQLIPSDKRILLIGAPRAKALANQRANITGGLYSCDITTESDDCDRIDFDNEEDVRVENKENQWMGVTVNSQGPGGKIVTCAHRYQRRLFVDTAQESRDITGRCYVLSQDLTIDTSSDEDGGNWKFCEGRARGHERFGSCQQGLAATFTKDYHYVVFGAPGAYNWKGIVRVEQKNNTLLEKGFYDDGPYEVGDENRLDPDLVPVPANSYLGFSLDSGFSITKGRGLTIVSGAPRANHCGAVVLLRKENEASARLSPEYILEGPGLASSFGYDVAVVDLNGDGWQDIVVGAPQFFMKEGDIGGAVYVYINQAGKWAKITPIRLNGTKDSMFGLAVENIGDINQDSYQDIAVGAPYADAGAGKVYIYHGSANGINTMPAQILEGKPNNIRLFGYSLAGNMDLDKNSYPDIAIGSLSDTVLVYRARPIISIKKDVKITPKEIDFTKKTCGNSICLTVEACFTYKANPASYSPKLTIRYAFEAEADRRKQGLISRVLFLNKSRTDQDFQSTGILDLRGQNKRACTKTKIRLQDNIRDKLRGIPIEVSVGILGTKRQKRQNALPQLVPILDNSQPSKVVTEVNFLKEGCGNDNICQSNLQLEYRFCSKEPNQEVFPPLQMQNGLPVISLSDQKDIALEVTVKNRNGDDAHEAKLVGMFPNALSFSGFRSQKTTRDKPVLCLANQNGSQTECELGNPFKTDSRVTFYIILSTAGISLNTTEIDIDLELQTTSTQENTGSVKARAKVVIEMLLSVAGVARPSQVYFGGDVKGESAIKTEEEIGSLIDYEFRIINLGKPLKSFGTASLNIQWPKENVDGKWLLYLVKISTTGLEEIPCSPETEINSLKHIQESSTSRKKREAGGKKSGGKISLLSDQRKHKILMCGNGYDSRCVVIKCPLLGLDSSAVISLRSRLWNATFLENYASLNYLDIIVKASISLDAPAKNMVLRNAETQVRVTVFPEKAVAQFGGVPWWIILVAVLAGILMLALLVFLLWKCGFFKRAPQYDAAYHKAQIHVQPSDKEELTTEA, encoded by the exons ACTGTTGATTGGAGCACCAAGAGCCAAAGCTCTGGCCAACCAGAGAGCCAACATAACCGGAGGCCTGTACAGTTGTGACATCACCACAGAATCTGATGACTGTGATCGCATCGATTTTGACAATGAAG AGGATGTGAGAGTTGAGAACAAGGAGAACCAGTGGATGGGGGTGACAGTTAACAGCCAGGGCCCCGGAGGGAAGATTGTG ACCTGTGCTCATCGCTACCAGAGACGTCTGTTTGTGGACACTGCTCAGGAGTCCCGTGACATCACAGGCCGCTGCTACGTCCTGAGTCAGGACCTAACTATTGATACGTCCTCTGATGAAGACGGAGGGAACTGGAAGTTCTGTGAGGGACGTGCCAGAGGCCATGAGAGGTTTGGCTCATGCCAGCAGGGWCTGGCTGCCACGTTTACCAAGGACTACCATTACGTGGTGTTTGGAGCGCCTGGCGCCTACAACTGGAAAG GCATTGTACGTGTAGAGCAAAAGAACAACACTTTGTTGGAAAAGGGATTTTATGATGATGGGCCTTATGAAGTTGGAGATGAGAACCGCTTGGATCCTGACCTGGTGCCTGTGCCTGCTAACAGCTACCTAG GATTTTCCCTTGATTCTGGCTTTAGCATCACCAAGGGGCGTGGCCTAACTATTGTGTCTGGAGCACCACGAGCCAATCACTGTGGGGCTGTGGTCCTGTTGCGAAAAGAGAATGAAGCGTCAGCAAGACTCTCCCCAGAGTACATTCTAGAAGGGCCTGGACTGGCATCGTCTTTTGGATATGATGTAGCTGTGGTCGACCTGAATGGAGATGG GTGGCAGGATATTGTAGTGGGAGCCCCTCAGTTCTTCATGAAAGAGGGAGACATTGGAGGAGCTGTTTATGTCTACATCAACCAGGCAGGAAAGTGGGCCAAGATCACCCCAATCCGCCTCAATGGAACCAAAGACTCAATGTTTGGGCTGGCAGTGGAGAACATCGGTGACATCAATCAGGACTCCTATCAAG ACATTGCCGTTGGAGCACCCTACGCTGATGCCGGGGCAGGAAAAGTGTACATTTACCATGGTTCTGCTAATGGAATCAACACCATGCCTGCACAG ATCCTTGAGGGAAAGCCCAACAACATCAGATTATTTGGATATTCTCTGGCTGGGAACATGGATTTAGATAAGAATTCCTATCCTGATATAGCCATTGGGTCGCTCTCAGATACAGTACTCGTTTACAG ggcAAGGCCAATTATTAGTATCAAGAAGGATGTCAAAATTACTCCGAAGGAAATTGACTTCACAAAGAAAACCTGTGGCAACAGTATCTG TTTGACCGTGGAAGCATGCTTCACCTATAAAGCAAACCCTGCATCCTACAGCCCAAAACTAA CTATCCGCTATGCATTTGAGGCTGAAGCAGATCGCAGGAAGCAAGGGCTGATCTCTAGGGTCCTGTTTCTGAACAAGTCTCGCACCGACCAGGACTTCCAGTCCACCGGAATTCTGGACCTCCGGGGACAAAACAAAAGAGCGTGTACCAAGACAAAAATCAGACTGCAG gATAACATTAGGGACAAGCTGCGTGGTATTCCCATTGAGGTGTCAGTGGGGATCCTGGGCACCAAGCGTCAGAAGAGGCAGAATGCTCTCCCACAGCTTGTGCCTATTCTTGACAACTCCCAGCCAAGCAAGGTCGTCACTGAG GTTAACTTCTTAAAGGAAGGATGTGGAAATGATAATATTTGCCAGAGTAATTTACAACTGGAGTACAGATTCTGTTCCAAAGAGCCCAACCAAGAGGTATTCCCTCCATTACAGAT GCAGAATGGGCTACCAGTGATCTCCCTCAGTGATCAGAAGGACATAGCTCTGGAGGTGACAGTGAAGAACAGAAATGGGGATGATGCCCATGAGGCTAAGCTGGTGGGGATGTTCCCTAACGCTCTCTCATTCTCCGGCTTTCGCTCTCAGAAAACTACG AGGGACAAACCGGTGCTTTGTTTAGCCAATCAGAATGGCTCCCAGACAGAGTGTGAACTGGGGAATCCATTCAAAACAGATTCAAGG GTTACTTTCTACATAATCTTGAGCACTGCTGGTATCTCTCTCAATACCACAGAAATCGACATTGACCTTGAGCTTCAAAC GACCAGTACACAGGAAAACACGGGCAGTGTGAAAGCAAGGGCAAAAGTAGTGATTGAGATGTTACTTTCTGTTGCAGG AGTTGCGAGACCCTCCCAGGTGTATTTTGGGGGCGATGTGAAAGGAGAGAGTGCCATCAAGACAGAAGAGGAGATCGGCAGTTTGATCGATTATGAATTTAGG ATAATCAATTTGGGTAAGCCGTTGAAGTCCTTTGGCACAGCCTCGTTGAACATCCAGTGGCCCAAAGAGAATGTGGATGGGAAGTGGCTGTTATATCTGGTTAAGATCAGCACCACTGGCCTGGAAGAGATCCCCTGCTCCCCAGAAACTGAGATCAACTCTCTCAAACACATTCAG GAGTCTAGCACATCTAGGAAAAAGCGTGAAGCTGGAGGCAAAAAATCTGGAGGCAAAATCTCTTTGTTATCAGACCAAAGAAAGCACAAGATTTTG ATGTGTGGCAATGGCTATGACTCTAGATGTGTGGTGATCAAGTGCCCTCTACTGGGCTTGGACAGTAGTGCAGTGATTTCTCTAAGGTCCCGTCTGTGGAACGCTACCTTCCTTGAG AATTACGCGTCTTTGAACTATCTTGATATAATTGTGAAAGCTTCCATCAGCCTTGATGCTCCTGCAAAGAATATGGTTCTCAGGAATGCTGAGACTCAG GTGAGAGTCACAGTGTTTCCAGAGAAGGCAGTAGCCCAGTTTGGTGGAGTCCCATGGTGGATCATCCTTGTGGCTGTCCTGGCTGGTATTCTGATGTTGGCGTTGCTAGTGTTTCTYCTCTGGAAG TGTGGTTTCTTCAAGAGAGCCCCACAGTATGATGCAGCGTATCACAAGGCACAGATCCATGTTCAGCCCTCTGACAAAGAGGAACTCACTACTGAGGCATAG
- the pdk1 gene encoding pyruvate dehydrogenase (acetyl-transferring) kinase isozyme 1, mitochondrial, with amino-acid sequence MRILRALMSNAASMGKHIDYYSRFSPSPLSMKQFLDFGSGENACEKTSFAFLRQELPVRLANIMKEINLLPDNLLKTPSVRLVQSWYMQSLKDIIEFKEKDADDEKVTYDFTDAVIKIRNRHNDVIPTMAQGVVEYKETYGTDPIVSQNVQYFLDRFYMSRISIRMLLNQHTLLFGGKVRVNPAHPKQIGSIDPHCSVTEVVRDAYENARNLCDRYYMNSPELVLEEFNVKDDGKPVTVVYVPSHLYHMVFELFKNAMRATMELYGDSMDYPPVHAQVALGSEDLTVKVSDRGGGVPLRKIERLFTYTYSTAPPPSMDGQRSPLAGYGYGLPISRLYARYFQGDLKLYSLEGYGTDAVIYIRALSTESIERLPVYNKSVWKHYKTMHEADDWCVPSKEPKDMTTFRSF; translated from the exons ATGAGGATTCTAAGGGCCTTGATGAGTAACGCCGCCTCCATGGGAAAGCATATTGATTACTACTCCAggttctccccttctcccctctcaatGAAACAGTTCTTGGACTTCG GGTCTGGTGAAAATGCATGCGAGAAAACATCGTTTGCATTCCTCAGACAGGAGCTACCTGTGAGGTTGGCAAACATAATGAAGGAGATCAACTTGTTACCTGATAATCTGCTAAAGACTCCATCAGTCCGGTTGGTACAAAGTTG GTACATGCAAAGTCTTAAAGACATTATTGAGTTCAAGGAGAAAGATGCTGATGATGAGAAAGTAACATATGA TTTCACTGACGCTGTTATAAAGATCCGAAACCGTCACAATGACGTCATCCCGACAATGGCCCAGGGGGTTGTGGAGTACAAGGAGACCTATGGCACAGACCCCATCGTCAGCCAGAACGTTCAGTATTTCCTGGATCGCTTCTACATGAGCAGAATATCCATCAGGATGCTGCTTAACCAGCACA CCCTGCTCTTTGGTGGGAAGGTGAGGGTAAACCCAGCGCATCCTAAACAGATTGGCAGTATTGATCCGCACTGCAGTGTTACTGAAGTAGTCAGGG ATGCGTATGAAAATGCAAGAAACCTTTGTGATCGGTATTATATGAACTCTCCTGAGTTGGTACTGGAAGAATTCAATG TGAAAGATGATGGAAAGCCAGTGACTGTAGTGTATGTGCCATCCCATCTCTACCACATGGTATTTGAACTTTTCAAG AACGCCATGAGAGCCACCATGGAGTTGTATGGCGACTCTATGGACTATCCTCCTGTACATGCCCAGGTTGCCCTGGGGAGTGAAGACCTGACAGTCAAG GTGAGTGATCGTGGAGGAGGGGTCCCTCTAAGGAAGATTGAGAGGCTGTTCACCTACACCTACTCCACCGCCCCCCCACCCAGCATGGATGGCCAACGCAGCCCTCTG GCTGGATATGGGTACGGCCTGCCCATCTCTCGATTATATGCCAGATACTTCCAAGGTGATTTGAAGCTGTACTCTCTGGAGGGTTATGGCACCGATGCTGTGATATATATCCGG GCTTTGTCTACGGAGTCCATCGAGCGgcttcctgtttacaacaagTCAGTCTGGAAGCACTACAAGACCATGCACGAGGCAGACGACTGGTGTGTTCCAAGCAAGGAGCCCAAGGACATGACAACGTTCCGTAGTTTTTAG